The following proteins come from a genomic window of Malus sylvestris chromosome 4, drMalSylv7.2, whole genome shotgun sequence:
- the LOC126618580 gene encoding U11/U12 small nuclear ribonucleoprotein 48 kDa protein, translating to MNRPPAQFSHPPFTFLPSSHNPNPDYFHSEPQNTPPGILTHPLPPDLLTTISSLDSLICESNQTLDSLSALLPLENSSYHNLHSGLVACPFNPHHRVHPGSLFSHSLHCPSHPHPLQHDTLPPRNYTKTLKSSEQSHTGKSFLQTVNGSEADLCLSLEQYYADFDSNFFYNDCPGVVKFSALDGVNRMFTLPLILSAECANFIGPGEREVMDFDNQWCRILPSELWAIKSEVAGWNEFPFMYSYCVLRVILGLGVVRECDLAIWVIANSPQFGVVIDVAMRDHILVLFQLCLKAILREALSKVKKGDPKSKSFECPTLVQALRWLASQLSILYGAQNGKVFVISVLKKCISDAAVGSLIFPLEQQVIESPAFEGGSLNLDANGNGVRDAEVMKPLNTNDEGNSMMKENIIGRVVFVSQVAAAVAALHERSLLEEKIKAQRVSNTLTRYQRVVDHDYVSQRAHEERKHRSQYKPIIDHDGIHQEKSRDQETNKTKTREELLAEERDYKRRRMSYRGKKVKGTPLQKMRDIIEVYMEEMKKAGGIECFEKGTEGKGNIPLELPSAPDITMDADKATKRSYESAASTPYHSSKQSHSSDAIRSATARDAYTKDHEKPKRSLEGRHEYLEDQRSVSRDRRDTENHSRSPESRRDHGWSHGHTRNRRERDDLDVTKMKHYETKMSSSGISKFQDRSSSRSSSHLKSKVRRDRYTFENHSSNSMEQNTFDDRYDPLEPHDIYEDDLSTNRKYARAGRRSEKEKIPDYH from the exons ATGAACCGTCCTCCTGCTCAATTTTCCCACCCACCCTTCACTTTCCTTCCTTCAAGTCATAATCCTAACCCCGATTACTTCCACTCTGAGCCACAAAACACACCTCCCGGAATCCTCACTCATCCTCTGCCCCCTGATCTTTTGACCACAATCTCATCTCTCGATAGCCTCATTTGCGAGTCTAACCAGACCCTTGACTCACTCTCCGCTCTCCTCCCTCTCGAAAACTCAAGTTACCATAATTTACATAGTGGCCTTGTCGCCTGCCCTTTCAACCCCCACCACCGTGTGCACCCTGGCTCTCTTTTCTCCCACTCCCTCCACTGCCCTTCCCATCCTCACCCTCTCCAGCATGACACTCTCCCGCCTCGCAACTACACCAAAACCCTCAAATCCTCTGAGCAATCCCACACTGGAAAAAGTTTTCTTCAAACAGTTAATGGCTCAGAGGCTGACCTGTGCTTGTCATTGGAGCAATACTATGCGGATTTCGATTCCAATTTCTTCTACAATGATTGCCCTGGTGTCGTTAAGTTTTCTGCTCTGGATGGTGTCAACAGAATGTTCACACTTCCATTAATTTTGTCAGCTGAGTGTGCAAACTTTATTGGtccaggagagagagaggttatGGATTTTGACAACCAGTGGTGTAGAATTCTTCCATCTGAGTTGTGGGCTATTAAATCTGAAGTTGCGGGCTGGAATGAGTTTCCTTTTATGTACTCGTACTGTGTTCTTCGTGTCATTTTGGGGTTGGGTGTGGTTAGAGAATGTGATTTAGCCATATGGGTGATTGCAAATTCACCACAATTTGGAGTTGTGATTGATGTGGCTATGAGGGATCATATACTTGTACTTTTCCAGTTGTGCTTGAAGGCTATTTTAAGGGAAGCTTTAAGTAAGGTAAAGAAAGGAGATCCAAAGAGTAAAAGTTTTGAGTGTCCCACTCTGGTTCAAGCTTTGAGGTGGCTGGCCTCTCAGCTTTCCATACTGTATGGTGCACAAAATGGGAAAGTTTTTGTCATAAGCGTCCTTAAGAAATGCATATCAGATGCTGCAGTGGGCTCGTTAATTTTCCCATTGGAGCAACAGGTGATAGAGTCTCCTGCTTTTGAAGGGGGTTCATTGAATTTGGATGCCAATGGCAATGGTGTGAGGGATGCTGAAGTTATGAAACCACTAAACACAAATGATGAAGGGAATAGCATGATGAAGGAAAACATTATCGGTAGGGTGGTATTTGTGTCCCAGGTTGCAGCAGCCGTTGCAGCATTGCATGAAAGGTCCTTGctagaagaaaaaattaaagcacAACGGGTTTCAAACACCCTTACTAGATATCAACG GGTGGTTGATCATGACTATGTATCACAGAGAGCTCATGAGGAACGGAAACACCGAAGTCAGTATAAACCCATTATTGACCATGATGGGATTCATCAGGAGAAATCACGTGACCAG GAAACAAACAAGACTAAGACTAGAGAAGAGTTATTGGCGGAAGAACGAGACTACAAAAGACGAAGAATGTCATATCGTGGTAAAAAGGTGAAGGGAACACCTTTGCAG AAAATGAGGGATATTATAGAGGTATACATGGAGGAAATGAAGAAAGCTGGTGGGATTGAGTGCTTTGAGAAAGGAACTGAAGGGAAAGGGAACATTCCATTGGAGCTACCATCAGCTCCTGACATCACCATGGATGCTGATAAGGCAACAAAAAGAAGTTATGAGTCAGCGGCAAGTACCCCGTATCATAGCAGTAAACAGTCTCATTCTAGTGATGCTATTCGTTCTGCAACAGCCAGGGATGCTTATACTAAGGATCACGAAAAACCAAAACGTAGTCTTGAGGGACGCCATGAATATCTAGAAGATCAGAGAAGTGTCAGTAGGGACAGGCGCGATACAGAAAATCATTCGAGAAGTCCAGAAAGTCGCCGGGATCATGGATGGTCACACGGACATACTCGCAATCGCAGGGAACGAGATGATCTGGACGTGACAAAGATGAAGCATTATGAAACCAAAATGTCATCTTCTGGCATATCCAAGTTTCAAGATAGATCATCTTCTCGGTCAAGTTCTCATCTGAAATCAAAAGTTCGAAGGGATAGATACACATTTGAGAATCACAGTTCAAACTCTATGGAACAAAATACGTTTGATGATAGATATGATCCTCTGGAGCCTCATGATATATATGAAGACGATCTCTCTACTAACAGAAAGTATGCTAGAGCAGGCAGACGTTCTGAAAAAGAGAAAATTCCCGACTACCATTAG
- the LOC126618586 gene encoding uncharacterized protein LOC126618586 produces MDDYYKRSGQIPAFGDWDYANDLPITQYFECARQAGLIRFSSSSGESADHPYNLRPDLYAVPVDHFKKPSRNVAPSRKATRGVGGGGGGGGGREKRGQRAHVMEQKRQQSKVAKVCDVTEPPTKPYHYQLHVQQQPNRTHHHHHHHDTVPRRPPKPVDEDLYKIPPELLHTTKRKKMLRMFACLVPACAS; encoded by the exons ATGGAT GACTATTACAAGAGGAGTGGGCAGATTCCAGCGTTTGGAGACTGGGATTATGCAAACGATCTGCCTATCACTCAGTATTTCGAGTGTGCGAGACAAGCCGGTTTGATCAGATTCAGCTCTTCTTCTGGTGAAAGTGCTGATCATCCCTACAATCTGCGTCCTGACTTGTATGCTGTTCCTGTCGATCACTTCAAGAAGCCTTCTCGCAATGTTGCTCCTTCTCGAAAG GCAACAAGAGGAgttggtggaggaggaggaggtggaggagggaGGGAAAAGCGAGGGCAGCGTGCGCATGTTATGGAGCAAAAGAGGCAGCAATCGAAGGTGGCAAAAGTCTGTGACGTGACCGAACCGCCAACTAAACCCTATCACTATCAACTCCATGTCCAACAACAACCCAATCGcactcaccaccaccaccaccaccacgacaCCGTTCCAAGAAGACCTCCCAAGCCTGTCGACGAAGATCTCTACAAAATACCCCCTGAGCTCCTCCACACTACCAAGCGG aaGAAAATGCTGAGAATGTTTGCTTGCTTGGTGCCTGCTTGTGCATCGTGA
- the LOC126618579 gene encoding probable UDP-N-acetylglucosamine--peptide N-acetylglucosaminyltransferase SEC: MITVKGEARQPPAVVGASRAHFGVARDDTFGIKPEPSSLSLVSFKPHHEAREVDEDAHLTVAHQMYKAGNYKEALEHSKIVYEKNPIRTDNLLLLGAIYYQLHDFDMCIAKNEEALRIEPHFAECYGNMANAWKEKGNNDLAIRYYLVAIELRPNFCDAWSNLASAYMRKGRHEEAAQCCRQALALNPHLVDAHSNLGNLMKARGLVQEAYSCYLEAIRIQPHFAIAWSNLAGLFMESGDLNRALQYYKEAVKLKPAFPDAYLNLGNVYKALGLPQEAIVCYQRALQTRPNYAMAFGNLASSYYEQGQLDLAILHYKQAISCDARFLEAYNNLGNALKDVGRVDEAIQCYNQCLTLQPNHPQALTNLGNIYMEWNMVAAAAQYYKATLTVTTGLSAPFNNLAIIYKQQGNYADAISCYNEVLRIDPLAADGLVNRGNTYKEIGRVSEAIQDYIHAISVRPTMAEAHANLASAYKDSGHVEAAIKSYSQALLLRTDFPEATCNLLHTLQCVCNWEDRDKMFSEVEGIIRRQINMSLLPSVQPFHAIAYPIDPILALEISRKYAAHCSIVASRFGLSPFNHPAPVPIRHNGGPQRLRVGYVSSDFGNHPLSHLMGSVFGMHNKDNVEVFCYALSPNDGTEWRQRIQSEAEHFIDVSSLSSDMIAKMINEDKIQVLINLNGYTKGARNEIFAMQPAPIQVSYMGFPGTTGANYIDYLVTDEFVSPLRYAHIYSEKIVHLPHCYFVNDYKQKNQDVLDPSCRHKRSDYGLPEDKFIFACFNQLYKMDPEIFNTWCNILKCVPNSALWLLRFPAAGETRLRKYAVDQGVQPDQIIFTDVAMKGEHIRRSALADLFLDTPLCNAHTTGTDILWAGLPMMTLPLEKMATRVAGSLCLATGLGDEMIVSSMKEYEEKAVSLALNPPKLRALANKLKAARLTCPLFDTARWVRNLERSYFKMWNLHCSGQKPQHFKVTENDLEFPYDR; the protein is encoded by the exons ATGATCACGGTTAAGGGAGAGGCTCGTCAGCCGCCGGCGGTGGTCGGAGCTTCTAGGGCTCACTTCGGCGTCGCTCGCGATGACACCTTTGGGATCAAGCCGGAGCCGTCGTCGCTCAGCTTGGTCTCTTTCAAGCCTCATCACGAGGCTCGTGAAG TTGATGAAGACGCACATTTGACTGTTGCTCATCAAATGTACAAGGCTGGAAACTATAAGGAGGCACTAGAGCATAGCAAAATCGTGTATGAGAAAAACCCGATTCGCACCGACAATCTCCTGCTTTTGGGTGCAATCTATTATCAG TTGCATGACTTTGATATGTGTATTGCCAAAAATGAAGAAGCCCTTCGAATTGAGCCCCATTTCGCTGAGTGTTATGGGAACATGGCTAATGCTTGGAAG GAAAAAGGAAATAATGACCTTGCTATTCGCTATTATTTGGTTGCCATTGAG CTTCGTCCCAACTTCTGTGATGCATGGTCAAACTTAGCTAGTGCATACATGCGGAAAGGAAGACATGAAGAAGCAGCACAGTGTTGTCGCCAGGCACTTGCATTAAATCCCCATTTG GTTGATGCCCATAGTAATCTTGGAAATCTAATGAAGGCACGGGGATTGGTGCAAGAG GCATACAGTTGCTACCTTGAGGCTATACGTATACAACCACACTTCGCTATTGCATGGTCTAATCTTGCTGGTCTTTTCATGGAGTCTGGTGATCTTAATAGAGCCCTGCAGTACTATAAG GAGGCTGTGAAACTCAAACCTGCTTTTCCAGATGCGTATCTCAACCTTGGGAATGTTTATAAG GCTTTGGGACTGCCTCAGGAGGCAATCGTGTGTTATCAGCGTGCTCTCCAGACAAGACCCAACTATGCAATGGCTTTCG GAAATTTAGCTAGTTCGTATTATGAGCAAGGTCAACTGGATCTGGCAATCCTACATTATAAGCAAGCCATTTCCTGTGATGCAAGATTTTTGGAGGCTTACAATAATTTG GGCAATGCTCTGAAAGACGTTGGCAGAGTGGATGAAGCAATTCAATGCTACAAC CAATGCCTTACTTTACAACCTAACCATCCACAAGCGCTTACAAACCTTGGGAATATTTATATGGAATG GAACATGGTGGCTGCTGCTGCTCAATATTATAAGGCCACATTGACCGTAACAACTGGATTGTCTGCTCCTTTTAATAATCTTGCCATCATCTATAAGCAACAG GGGAACTATGCGGATGCAATTTCTTGCTACAATGAGGTTCTTCGCATTGATCCCTTGGCAGCTGATGGGCTTGTCAATAGGGGCAACACATACAAAGAGATTGGTAGAGTCAGTGAAGCAATTCAGGACTACATACATGCAATATCTGTCCGGCCAACCATGGCTGAAGCTCATGCAAACTTGGCTTCAGCTTACAAGGATAG TGGACATGTTGAGGCTGCTATTAAGAGCTATAGTCAGGCATTGCTTCTTCGAACTGATTTTCCAGAGGCAACTTGTAATCTTTTACATACATTACAG TGTGTATGCAATTGGGAGGATCGTGACAAAATGTTTTCTGAAGTGGAAGGCATAATCAGGAGGCAGATTAAT ATGTCTCTTCTGCCTAGTGTGCAACCTTTCCACGCAATAGCATATCCTATTGATCCAATTCTGGCACTTGAAATTAG TCGTAAATATGCTGCACACTGCTCCATAGTTGCATCCCGATTTGGACTTtctcctttcaaccatcctgcTCCTGTCCCCATAAGGCATAATGGAGGACCTCAGAGACTAAGGGTTGG ATATGTAAGCAGTGACTTTGGTAATCACCCTTTGTCACATCTTATGGGATCTGTGTTTGGGATGCATAACAAGGACAATGTTGAG GTTTTCTGTTATGCCTTGAGTCCAAATGATGGAACGGAATGGAGACAACGCATCCAGTCTGAAGCAGAGCACTTTATCGATGTCTCTTCTTTGTCATCAGATATGATTGCCAAAATGATTAATGAAGATAAGATACAAGTGTTAATTAACCTCAATGGCTATACAAAG GGGGCAAGAAATGAGATATTTGCTATGCAGCCAGCTCCCATTCAGGTTTCATACATGGGGTTCCCTGGTACCACGGGGGCAAATTACATCGATTATCTAGTCACTGATGAG TTCGTTTCACCTTTACGCTACGCACATATTTATTCTGAGAAAATTGTTCATCTCCCGCATTGCTACTTTGTGAATGATTATAAGCAG AAAAATCAAGATGTATTGGATCCAAGCTGCCGCCACAAGCGATCGGATTATGGGCTGCCCGAGGATAAATTTATATTCGCATGCTTCAATCAGTTGTACAAAATGGATCCTGAAATTTTTAATACTTG GTGCAATATTCTTAAATGTGTACCCAACAGTGCACTTTGGCTCCTCAGATTCCCAGCTGCAGGCGAAACGAGACTTCGTAAAT ATGCTGTTGATCAAGGAGTCCAGCCAGACCAAATCATCTTCACGGATGTTGCTATGAAAGGTGAACATATCAGGCGGAGTGCATTGGCAGATTTATTCCTTGACAC GCCTTTGTGCAATGCACATACGACAGGCACGGATATTCTATGGGCAGGTCTGCCGATGATGACCCTCCCCCTTGAAAAGATGGCTACCAGGGTTGCTGGATCACTGTGTCTCGCCACTGGACTGGGAGATGAGATGATTGTTAGCAG CATGAAAGAGTATGAAGAGAAGGCAGTGTCTCTGGCGTTGAATCCTCCGAAGCTCCGTGCTCTTGCCAACAAGCTCAAGGCAGCTCGACTGACTTGTCCTCTGTTCGACACTGCACGCTGG GTGAGGAATCTGGAGAGGAGTTACTTCAAAATGTGGAATCTGCATTGCTCGGGCCAGAAGCCGCAGCATTTCAAAGTCACCGAGAACGATTTAGAGTTCCCCTACGATAGATAG
- the LOC126618581 gene encoding pentatricopeptide repeat-containing protein At5g18390, mitochondrial → MLGAAKNSPVLHRPQPLRRLLRHFTTALNAAPPNGVVPTKDDYFSAIHHISNIVRRDHYLERTLNKLRIAVDSDLVYRVLRACSAHGTESLRFFNWARTHHPTYHPTTLELEELAKILARAKKYESMWKLIESMQTHHGLTLSEETLCFVIEEYGRHGLVDQAVELFNRAPKTFRCSQTAGVYNALLFALCEGKLFHGAYALVRRMIRKGVVPDKKTYSILVNAWCSNGKMREAQLFLEEMSSKGFNPPVRGRDLLVEGLLNAGYVEAAKGMVRKMVKEGFVPDVSTFNALMEAICKCGEVDFCIDLYWEANGLGLCPDINTYKVLIPAVSKVGRIDDAFRLLHNSIEEGHKPFPSLYASIIKGMCRRGQFDDAFCFFSEMKVKGHPPNRPVYTMLITMAGRGGRFVEAANYLVEMTEMGLMPISRCFDFVTDGLKNCGKHDMAKRIEQLEVSLRGA, encoded by the coding sequence ATGTTGGGCGCCGCCAAAAACTCACCGGTCCTCCACAGACCGCAACCACTCCGCCGCCTCCTCCGCCACTTCACCACCGCCCTCAATGCCGCCCCTCCAAACGGCGTCGTCCCGACAAAAGATGACTACTTCTCAGCCATCCATCACATCTCCAACATCGTCCGTCGCGACCACTACCTGGAGCGGACACTCAACAAGCTCCGAATCGCCGTCGACTCGGACCTCGTCTACCGCGTCCTCCGCGCCTGCTCCGCCCACGGCACCGAGTCGCTCCGATTCTTCAACTGGGCCCGGACCCACCACCCCACCTACCACCCCACGACCCTAGAGCTCGAAGAACTCGCCAAGATCCTCGCTCGCGCCAAAAAGTACGAATCGATGTGGAAGCTTATCGAATCGATGCAGACCCACCACGGATTAACCCTCTCGGAAGAAACCCTCTGCTTCGTAATCGAAGAGTACGGCCGCCACGGCCTGGTGGATCAGGCGGTGGAGCTTTTCAATCGGGCGCCGAAGACCTTCCGGTGCTCCCAAACCGCCGGAGTTTACAACGCTCTGCTGTTCGCGCTCTGCGAAGGGAAGCTCTTTCATGGGGCTTATGCTCTGGTGAGGAGGATGATCCGAAAAGGGGTTGTTCCGGATAAGAAGACGTATTCCATTCTGGTGAATGCTTGGTGCTCCAATGGGAAAATGCGGGAGGCCCAATTGTTCTTGGAGGAGATGAGCAGCAAAGGGTTCAATCCGCCGGTTCGCGGCCGCGATCTTCTCGTCGAAGGGCTGCTCAATGCTGGCTACGTCGAGGCTGCGAAAGGGATGGTAAGGAAGATGGTGAAGGAAGGATTTGTGCCTGATGTTTCTACTTTCAATGCATTGATGGAGGCTATATGTAAATGTGGGGAGGTTGATTTTTGCATTGATTTGTATTGGGAAGCAAATGGTTTGGGGCTCTGTCCTGATATCAACACTTACAAGGTGTTGATTCCGGCGGTCTCGAAGGTGGGGAGGATCGATGATGCGTTTCGGCTTCTGCATAACTCGATCGAAGAGGGGCATAAGCCGTTTCCGAGCTTGTATGCTTCTATAATTAAGGGAATGTGCAGGAGGGGGCAGTTTGATGATGCATTTTGTTTCTTTAGTGAGATGAAGGTTAAGGGGCATCCTCCCAACAGGCCGGTGTATACCATGTTGATAACGATGGCTGGACGCGGAGGGCGGTTTGTTGAGGCTGCGAATTACTTGGTGGAAATGACTGAGATGGGGTTGATGCCGATTTCGCGGTGCTTTGATTTCGTTACTGATGGATTGAAGAACTGTGGGAAGCATGATATGGCTAAGAGGATCGAACAATTGGAAGTTTCTCTCCGCGGCGCGTGA
- the LOC126618582 gene encoding U-box domain-containing protein 9-like, translating to MARKGFVSGEGTVTEADASTAAEKAKAVEIKKQLERLVKAIVDEDDYRVETADEAIRTLASLKDLKSQKSFSFKLAEGGSHGGGVLAAVPKEFRCPISGELMADPVVLATGETFDRPFIQRWLNEGHRTCPQTNQVISHTVLTPNHLVREMISQWCREREIELPKPVQDIDEQLVTNADRGYLNSLLEKMSSSLSDQKAAAKELRLLTKRSSSFRALFGESTETIPQLLNPLSLGQVDAHPDLQEDLITTLLNLSIHDNNKRLVAENASVICLLIESLISGTVQTRSNAAATFFTLSAIESNKITIGASGAIKPLIDLLDEGHPLAMKDAASAVFSLCTVLENKGRAVNAGAVRVILKKIMDRVLVAELLAILAMLSSHHRAVQEMCELGAVPCLIGITRESDCERSKENCVAILYTICFADRTKLKEIKEEEMLNGTFSRLVQTGTSRAKRKASGILERLNRTGSITHTA from the exons ATGGCCAGGAAAGGTTTCGTCTCCGGCGAGGGAACTGTGACCGAAGCCGATGCGTCCACGGCGGCTGAGAAGGCGAAGGCCGTGGAGATAAAGAAGCAGCTGGAGAGGCTGGTGAAGGCCATTGTCGACGAAGATGACTACAGGGTCGAGACAGCCGACGAGGCCATCAGAACCTTGGCTTCTTTGAAAGACCTGAAGTCCCAAAAGTCGTTCTCTTTCAAACTCGCTGAAGGCGGTAGCCATGGCGGCGGTGTTCTTGCTGCCGTTCCTAAAGAATTCAGATGTCCCATTTCCGGAGAGCTCATGGCCGACCCTGTTGTCTTGGCCACTGGCGAG ACTTTTGATCGACCATTCATTCAGAGGTGGTTGAACGAAGGCCACAGAACGTGCCCTCAAACAAACCAAGTCATCTCTCATACTGTCCTTACCCCTAATCACCTGGTTCGAGAAATGATTTCACAATGGTGCAGGGAGCGTGAAATTGAGCTTCCGAAACCTGTTCAGGATATTGATGAGCAACTTGTCACCAATGCAGACCGAGGATATCTGAATTCACTGCTTGAGAAGATGTCATCATCTCTATCTGATCAGAAAGCAGCAGCAAAAGAGCTTCGACTGCTAACAAAGCGAAGTTCATCATTTCGGGCACTTTTTGGCGAGTCTACCGAGACCATTCCGCAATTGCTCAATCCACTTTCACTGGGACAGGTTGATGCTCATCCTGATCTTCAAGAAGATCTGATCACCACACTACTAAACCTCTCAATTCATGACAATAACAAAAGATTAGTTGCAGAGAACGCTTCAGTCATCTGTCTGCTTATTGAATCCTTAATATCTGGAACTGTTCAAACAAGAAGCAATGCTGCTGCAACTTTCTTCACACTATCAGCAATTGAATCCAACAAGATTACTATTGGAGCATCAGGTGCTATAAAGCCTTTGATTGACCTGTTAGATGAGGGGCATCCATTAGCAATGAAGGATGCTGCTTCGGCGGTATTCAGCCTGTGTACTGTCCTTGAAAATAAGGGAAGGGCCGTCAATGCTGGAGCAGTCAGGGTGATTCTGAAGAAGATTATGGATCGTGTTTTAGTTGCAGAGTTGTTAGCTATACTTGCAATGCTATCCAGCCATCACAGAGCTGTTCAGGAAATGTGTGAGCTTGGCGCTGTGCCTTGCTTGATTGGCATCACAAGGGAGAGCGACTGCGAGCGCAGCAAGGAGAACTGTGTCGCAATCCTTtacacaatctgttttgctgaCCGGACCAAACTGAAGGAAAttaaggaagaggaaatgctTAATGGTACATTTTCTAGACTTGTACAAACCGGGACTTCGAGGGCGAAGAGAAAGGCCAGCGGAATTCTTGAAAGGCTGAATAGGACCGGTTCAATAACGCACACTGCTTGA